Sequence from the Fictibacillus arsenicus genome:
CAAATAGAACAATAAATAGAGCTAAAAGCAGTGTGAGCATGTCAGCATAGGGTATGAGCCATGACTCATCTACATGATCTTCATGATGCTTCTTCTTTTTAGCCAACTGTACCACCCGCTTTATATTGGTCGCGTTCACTAGTCGGAATATACGTTAACAGCTTTTCTTCTAAAATCTTTGGTGATGTGCCATCTTGAATGGATAATAATCCTTCAATCATAATTTCTTTAATCATGACTTCTTTCTTTGATTTGCGTTTTAATTTATTGGCGAATGGATGCCAAAGTACATAACCGGTAAAGATCCCGAACAATGTTGCGATGAATGCTGCTGAAATCGCGGAGCCTAGTGCAACGATGTCTGCCATATTGCTTAATGCAGCAACAAGTCCAACAACTGCTCCCAATACACCAAGAGTAGGAGCATAAGTACCAGCTTGTGTGAAGATTGTGGCGTTAGATGCATGACGTTCTTCCATTGTTTCCAAGTCTTTTAATAGCACATCTTTTATAAATTCAGGAGGCTGGCCGTCAACAATCATTTTGATTCCTTGCTGTAAAAATGGATCATCTACTTCTTCTGCTTTAGGTTCAAGGGCAAGAAGACCTTCTTTTCTGGCGATTGTAGCCCATTCGATAAAGATCGTCACAAGGTCCTTCATATCAATGAGTTTCTGTTCTTGAAAAAGCACTTTAAACAATGCTGGTATTTTTTTTATTTCACTCATAGGAAATGCAATTAGAATGGCTGCAGCAGTACCAGCAAAAATAATTAACAGTGCTGCAGGATTGAGTAAAGAAACCGGACTGACACCTTTTAATACCATCCCGACTCCGATTGCAATAATTCCAAGAATAACCCCTATTAAACTTGAGCGATCCATAAGATGTTCCCCACTTTATCTTTTATTTCTGTAGCTAATTTCGTGTATGCCAGATATTCTTTTATATCGGAAAGATAAGGGGAAACTTAATGATAAATGATGGAAAAAACACAATCAGGCAATAAATTTTAAACAAATGTTTAGTAAAGCGGCACCTGCAAAAGACAACTGCTGCCTATCTTTGATATGATGAAAGTTGATAAAATGATGTGAAAAGAGGAATTTAGTTGAAGCTCAAGCCTGTTATTCTCACACTTATATTTGCAGGTTTAATTGGTCTTGCATTATATACATCACAAAAAGAAAATGAAGAGGCGAAAAAGCAGACACCAGCTGCACAAAATACCGGTTTAAAACCAGGAAGTATGGCGCCTGATTTTACCCTTCATTCACTCGATGGAAAACAAATCTCACTTAAAGAATATAGGGGAAAAAAAGTAATATTAAATTTCTGGGCAACGTGGTGTCCGCCATGCCGTGAAGAAATGCCTGAGATGCAGAAGTTTTATCAAGATTATAAACAGAAGGATGTAGAGATCCTCGCGGTTAACCTGGAATACTCTGAGACAAAACCGGAGAAAGTCAGGGATTTTGTAAAAGAATATGAACTTGCTTTTCCGGTTCCGCTCGATGAAAAAAACACAACTGGAAAACAGTTCAGAGCGGTCTCAATTCCGACTAGCTATTTTATTGACAAAGAAGGAACCATCACGAAAATGCATATAGGACCGATGGACTATGAACTAATGGAG
This genomic interval carries:
- the motA gene encoding flagellar motor stator protein MotA, whose amino-acid sequence is MDRSSLIGVILGIIAIGVGMVLKGVSPVSLLNPAALLIIFAGTAAAILIAFPMSEIKKIPALFKVLFQEQKLIDMKDLVTIFIEWATIARKEGLLALEPKAEEVDDPFLQQGIKMIVDGQPPEFIKDVLLKDLETMEERHASNATIFTQAGTYAPTLGVLGAVVGLVAALSNMADIVALGSAISAAFIATLFGIFTGYVLWHPFANKLKRKSKKEVMIKEIMIEGLLSIQDGTSPKILEEKLLTYIPTSERDQYKAGGTVG
- a CDS encoding TlpA disulfide reductase family protein; translation: MKLKPVILTLIFAGLIGLALYTSQKENEEAKKQTPAAQNTGLKPGSMAPDFTLHSLDGKQISLKEYRGKKVILNFWATWCPPCREEMPEMQKFYQDYKQKDVEILAVNLEYSETKPEKVRDFVKEYELAFPVPLDEKNTTGKQFRAVSIPTSYFIDKEGTITKMHIGPMDYELMENEIKKMN